TTCAATGATCCGTTCCCCTTCACTAAGAAGGTGGATACGAACCACGCGCCGGTCCTTTCCATCTTTTACGCGCTGGACAAGCTGATGATTCTCCATCCGGTCAATCAGATCCGTCGTTGTGCTGAAGGCGAGAAACATCTTCGTCGACAATTCACCAATTGTCATGTCGCCCGATTCAAAAAGCCATTGCAAAGCCACGAATTGAGGAATGGTAATTTTATAATCATGGAGAATTTCTCTTCCCCTTTGCTTAAGCCACGTCGATACATAGCGCAATTCTTTCTCGATATCGGCTACATAAGCAACCTGCTTCTCTTCTTCCATACACCCAGCTCCCCACTTCATGAAACTTACTATACTACCATTTTGGATGAAAGTGAAATGATTTTCAAGATTGATTACCTGGAAACCGCGATACCCCAGCATAAAAATAAGCAGCATCCAAAGAAGTCAAAACAACGATATTGTTTTGGACTTCCTTATATGCTGCCAAATAGAACGGGAGAGAAAATATTTATAAGGCTTACGTATTAATCGTTAACACATTAAAGCTTAAGTTCTCCCATACGAAGGAGTTCTATGACTGCCTGCGAACGTCCTTTGACTCCAAGCTTTTGCATCGCATTCGAGATATGGTTTCGAACTGTTTTTTCGCTAATAAACAATTCACCTGCGATTTCTTTTGTTGTTTTGTCTTGTACTAGTAACTCAAATACTTCTTTTTCTCTTTTGGTGAGTAGTGGCTTATGAGTGAATTCGTTCTCCGTCAAGTAATGTTACCCTCCTTGCCTTCACCAGCATAAAACCCGGAGTGGGTGTCTATTTAGTCAAGATATAGTATGTCGGCAAGTGCAGGGGAGTGACTATTTTACTTAATGGGATGAAATTTTTTCAGGAATGTTCGACCTCCGCATAGCACATCCCCTGCTTCATCTCTTCCGTCCAAGGAGTCGGCTTGCCGGTGGCCTTGGAGACCTGGACGATCGTTCCCCTGCCCGTCAAGCATATGGAACCATCCTGCTTAGTGCCCATGTAATGAATGTCCACGGAGGAATTCCCTATACGGTCGGCTTTCACATGAATCGTCAATTGATCATTGAAAAACACCTGCTGTAAATAATCACACTGCAGATCGGCCACTACCGGAATTTCATCACTTGTGAAAGCAGTCCAATCCTTCATGAATCCCATACTATTAAAATATTCTATACGTGCTTCCTCAAAATAAGTGAAAGGAACCGTGTTATTTAAATGTCCGAACATATCCGTTTCCGAAAAGCGGACCTTAACCTCATGTTTAAAAGAGAAATCATTGATCCACTCCGTTATATTATCGATATATGATATTCTGCCCAACTTGTGCACTCCCTTTCGAAAATGAATGGCTATTCACTCATTTTATAAGAAAAAACAGATAAAGAAAAGGATTTTCTCCTGTAAAGCTGCTTAATTTAAAAATTACACCCTTCATTTAATGAAATACTTATAATTTTTGATGAATTTCAATTAGAAAAGAGCCCGTATCCTAAGATACAGGCTCTTTTCTAATTGATGATTAAACTTCGTCGCTTCCAAAGAAGTTACGGAATTGCTGAATGGCAGTATCACGGTTCAATGCTGCAATCGATGTAGTCAATGGAATGCCTTTAGGGCAAGACTGCACACAGTTTTGTGAGTTACCGCAGTTTGCAAGTCCTCCATCGGACATGATTGTATTTAAACGTTCTGCCTTGTTCATTGCACCAGTTGGATGTGCGTTGAATAAACGGACTTGCGATAACGGTTGTGGTCCCATGAAGTTTGAGTTGCTGTTCACGTTTGGACAAGCTTCCAAGCAAACGCCGCAAGTCATACATTTTGATAATTCATAAGCCCATTGGCGTTTCTTTTCAGGCATACGCGGTCCTGGCCCAAGATTGTACGTTCCATCAATCGGGATCCAAGCTTTCACTTTCTTCAGCGAGTCGAACATGCGGCTGCGATCCACTTGAAGGTCACGGACCACTGGGAAAGTACGCATTGGAGCAAGACGGACAGGCTGTTCCAATTGGTCGATAAGGGCTGTACACGATTGCCTTGGTTTGCCATTGATGACCATGGAACAAGCACCACATACTTCCTCAAGGCAGTTCATGTCCCAAGCGATTGCTGTCGTATGTTTGCCTTGTACCGTTACCGGGTTACGGCGGATTTCCATAAGAGCGGAAATGACATTCATATTCGGACGGTATGCTAATTCAAATTCCTCATCATAAGGAGCTGAATCCGGTGTATCTTGACGAGTGATGATAAAACGGACTGTTTTAGTCTCAGATTTAGTTTCAACCATTTTTTTGCTCCCCCTCTTTAATGTTTCGTAGTGTAGTCACGTTTACGCGGTGCGATTAGTGATACATCAATATCTTCATAATGGAATTCAGGTGCTTGATCCAAGCCCTTGAAAGTCGCCATTGTCGTTTTCATGAATTCTTCATCATTACGTTCCGGGAAATCAGGTTTGTAATGCGCTCCGCGGCTTTCATCACGGTTTAACGCACCAATCGTGATTACACGTGCCAATTGCATCATATTTTGCAGCTGTCTAGTGAAGGCAGCTCCTTGGTTACTCCATTTAGCCGTATCATTGATGTTGATTTTTTTGTAACGCTCCATTAACTCAAGAATCTTGTTATCCGTTTCTTTCAACTTGTCATTGTAACGAACTACAGTAACATGCTGAGTCATCCACTCACCAAGTTCTTTGTGAAGTACGTACGCATTTTCAGTTCCATCAAGAGACATGACATTGTTCCATTTTTCTTGCTCTTGTTTTTCATACCCATCATACAATGATGAAGGAATGGATTCGGAAGTTTTGCCAAGGCCTTCGATATATTTAACGGCATTCGGACCAGCAACTGAACCGCCATAGATGGCAGAAAGAAGTGAGTTCGCACCAAGACGGTTACCGCCATGCTGAGAGTAATCACACTCACCTGCAGCGAATAAACCTTTAATGTTAGTCATTTGGTCATAATCAACCCAAAGTCCGCCCATTGAATAGTGAACGGCAGGGAAAATTTTCATTGGGACTTTACGAGGATCTTCACCCATGAATTTCTCGTAAATTTCAATGATTCCGCCAAGTTTAATATCAAGTAATTTAGGATCTTTATGGGATAGATCCAGATAAACCATGTTTTCTCCATTAATACCAAGCTTCATGTTCATACATACGTCGAAGATTTCACGAGTCGCGATATCACGAGGTACAAGGTTACCGTAAGCAGGGTATTTTTCTTCAAGGAAATACCAAGGTTTTCCGTCTTTATAAGTCCAGATACGTCCACCTTCACCACGAGCCGATTCACTCATTAGACGAAGTTTGTCATCTCCAGGTATTGCTGTCGGATGAATTTGAATGAACTCACCGTTCGCATATTTAACACCTTGTTGATAGACGATCGATGCTGCTGAACCTGTATTGATCATCGAGTTAGTCGATTTACCGAATATGATTCCTGGGCCCCCGCTCGCCATGATGACTGCATCGCCAGGGAATGATTTAATTTCCATTGTCGTCAAGTTCTGAGCTACGATGCCGCGTGCCGTTTCTTCATCATCGATAACGGCTCCAAGGAATTCCCAGCCCTCATATTTCGTTACAAGACCTTCCACTTCGTAACGGCGAACCTGCTCGTCCAATGCATAAAGTAATTGCTGTCCAGTCGTTGCACCAGCGAATGCTGTACGGCTATGTTGTGTACCGCCGAAACGACGGAAATCCAGAAGACCTTCCGGAGTACGGTTGAACATAACGCCCATACGGTCAAACATATGGATGATCGATGGTGCCGCTTCGCACATCGCTTTAACCGGCGGTTGGTTAGCCAAGAAATCCCCGCCATAAACTGTATCATCAAAGTGGATGAATGGAGAATCCCCTTCACCTTTTGTATTTACTGCCCCATTGATTCCGCCTTGGGCACAAACTGAGTGAGAGCGTTTAACAGGGACTAATGAAAATAAATCAACCTGTTGCCCAAGCTCTGCTGCTTTGATCGTCGCCATTAAACCGGCTAGACCTCCACCTACGATAATGATTTTACCTTTACCCAATTCTGTCACTCCCTTATTCCATTAGCAAAGCTATGTTTTTTATCCGGATACTATAAATGAACTCTAACTTCTTATACGAAAGCGAAAACTGCGCTAACGCCGATATAAGAAAGCAGAACGAAAATGATCAAAGTAACGTACGTCATGATTTTTTGCGATTTAGGTGAAACCGTCAGGCCCCAGCTCACTGCAAATGACCATAATCCATTGGCAAAGTGGAATATTGCAGAAATGATACCCACAATATAGAACACGATCATGAATGGGTTAGAGAAAATCTCTGCCATCATGTCAAAATCAACATCAGCACCCATGGCTGCTTGAACTCTAGTCTCCCAAATATGCCAAACAAGGAAAATCAGCGTTATGATCCCAGTTAGGCGCTGTAGCATGAACATCCAGTTACGGAAGAAACTGAATCTCCCTAAGTTGTTTTTTGCTGTAAAGGCAATATAAATTCCGTACACAGCATGGAAAATAAGCGGTAGATAGATTACGACCCATTCTACCAAAAGCTTTACGGGCGTAAACTCAATTAAATGAACTGCCCCATTGAACGTCTCTTCCCCTTTTGTTGCCATAAAGTTTACCGATAAATGAAAAATTAGGAATAGACCGATTGGAATAACTCCAAGAAGTGAATGAAGTCTACGGTTCCCAAACTCACGATTTTTTGCCACTAAGTGCCCCCCCTTAATTTGTGAAAAATCATGCAAAGATAATCTGGTGGCTACCTTTTATCTCCGCGTGAAAATAAAGTATAGAGTGCAAAAAGCTCTCTTATACTTTCTTACAATTATGTGACATGTCCATTTTACTCCTGACTTCTATGTGCGTCAAGAAAACGGATACAACAAATCTCTTTTTTAAAATAGATATTCTTGGCTAAAATTGCTTATTATTTTATTTGTCAAGGTTATTATTAGTGAAATCACGTAAGAATCTATTAATATTTCGGTATAATTATCATTTTTTTCCAATTGTGTTTTAAATAAATAAAAAAACAATATAATTTGCAAAAGAAAAACGTTTATAATAGATTTACAGAAAGAGGCGATAAACTATGAAAAAAAATATTGCTGCAGCGATAGAGGAAGAAATTCAAACGGAAACGTTCCAAGTTCCGGCTTTCGGATATGAATTAATCAGGGAAGTGCTTCTGAACGATATCCTTGGAAAAGACTCGAATAAAATTCTCTATTGGGCAGGTAAACAATTAGCACGAAAATTCCCACTGAATGGCGATCAGGAGGTTATGGAATTTTTCCAAAGCGCCGGTTGGGGCGATCTGGAAATCCTTAAGTATACAAAAAACGAGATGGAATTGTCCTTGACGGGTGAAATAATCAGCCGCCGTCTCGATTTGCATCCTGATTGTCACTTCCAGCTTGAAGCCGGCTTTCTTGCCGAGCAGTTCACACTGCAAAAAAAATTCCTCAGCGAATCAACGGAAGAAGTTAAACGCCGCGCAAAAAAAGTGACATTCACCATTCAATGGGATCCAAGAGATCCAATCTAATGAGCCCAAAAAACAGACTTACCCTTTTTACCGGAAGTCTGTTTTTTATTGGACTCCGCACATTCAAGCTAGCACATTTGCATGCTGTCCCAATTTAAATGCTTCATGCAGGGCTTCGACCGCCTTCACCATTTCCGTTTCATTGACGACAGTGGAAACTTTAATTTCCGAAGTGCTGACCATTTTCACTTGGATGCCGGTATTGGCCATCACTTCAAACATCTCGGCAGCCACTCCCGGATTCGAAACCATTCCCGATCCGACGATGGACACCTTGGCCAATCCTCCCTCCGTTTCCACCCTTTCAAATGCCAATTGGTCTTTGTTGTTTTCCAGCACGATCAAGGCCGCTTTTTTATCTTCACTTTTGATGGAGAAAGATAAATTGGTCGTGTCCTCTGCTGTCATGCTTTGAATGATGATATCCACATTGATCTGGTTTTTCGCCAGCGTCATGAAAATGGTCGATAATGCACCAAGTGATTGGGGCAAGCCATATACCGTCACCCTTGTAATGCTGTCTTCAAAAGCGATGCCGCGGACAATTAAGTTTTCTTCCATAGTTGCTTCCTCCTCAATGATCGTTCCTGATTCCCTCTCCATGCTCGAACGGACTTCAAGCGGGATTTGATAATTTTTTGCATATTCGACAGCCCTTGGGTGGAGCACGCCTGCCCCTAAATTGGCAAGCTCGAGCATCTCATCATAAGAGATCGATTGCAGTTTCCGCGCTCCTTTTATGAAACGCGGATCCGTTGTGAAAACACCCGTTACATCCGTATAAATATCACATCTATCCGCATTGATCGCTGCAGCGATGGCAACAGCCGTCGTATCGGAACCGCCTCTCCCCAATGTAGTGATCTCCCCATTAACATCACTCCCCTGAAAACCGGCGACGACGACAATTTTCCTCTCTTGGAGCTTAGCTTGGATTCTTGACGCATCGATGTCCAATATCCGGGCATTCCCATGAATGGATTCCGTTTGCATGCCAGCCTGCCAGCCCGTGTAGGAAATCGCTTCATGCCCTTTCTCAAGCAAGGCCATCGTCAGCAGGGAAATCGTAACCTGTTCCCCCGTCGTCAATAGCATATCCATTTCCCTCTTGCTTGGGGTGCTGGATATATCTTGGGCCATGGAAACCAATTGGTCGGTCGTTTTGCCCATTGCTGAAACAACGACGACTACCTCATTGCCCTTCTCCGTTTCCTCGATTACCCGATTGGCAACATTTTTAAGTTTTTCTACGCTGCCGACGGAAGTCCCGCCGAACTTTTGAACGATTAACGCCATCCTCATGCACCCTCTCTACCTTTTTAGGCAATAAAAAAAGCAATGAGAAATATCTCATTGCTGTGATCACATATTCTATCCTGTAAGCACAGTGAGATAGCTCTCCAGGATATACATCCTGACAATCCGCCATTTTTTAAATGTCGGACCAGAAAAACAAGGTATGAGTCTCGTCTTCCTTCGGCGTCCTTCCCTTTCAAAACCCTTCATGGAAGCTCATACTTCTCCAGGTTTTTACTCTTGAATTCCGCACCTCTATCAGCACTTTTAAGTTGTCTAGTTAAAATTCCTTTTAATCATAGCATAGAGATTTATCAGGAGCAAGATTATTCTTGCAATTTTCTTACGATTCCCTCAGCTACCCCTTTTGGCATGCCTGCACCGATAATTTCCTCGACTGAGGCCTCTTTAATTTTCTTCAATGAACCGAAATGTCTCAATAATTGCTTTCTCCGTTTTTCGCCGACTCCGGGGATATCATCAAGCTGCGAGTGTACGGCATTTTTACCGCGCAGCTGGCGGTGAAACGTAATCGCAAACCGATGCACTTCATCCTGAATTCTTTGCAATAAATAGAATTCCTGACTTCTGGAATCAAGCGGTACAAGCTCAAGCGGATTCCCGATCATCAATTGCGAAGTTCGGTGCTTTTCATCTTTTATTAGACCGGAAAGCGGGATATCAAGGCCAAGCTCATTTTCCAAAATATCGCGTACGGCCTCGACATGTCCCTTACCGCCATCGATGATGATTAAATCGGGAAGCGGAAGACCTTCCTTCAATACTCGTGAATACCTTCTTCGGACAACTTCCCGCATCGATTCATAATCATCAGGCCCCTGGACCGTTTTAATCTTATATTTGCGGTATTCCCTTTTCTCAGGTTTACCGTCAATGAACACGACCAAAGCGGAAACGGGGTCGCTACCTTGGATGTTGGAATTATCAAAAGCTTCAATTCGGTGCGGGGTATAAATCCCTAATTGCACGCCAAGGTTTTCCACTGCATTGATCGTTCTTTCTTCATCCCGCTCGATCAAAGAAAACTTTTCCTGAAGCGCAATGGAGGCATTTTCATTCGCCAATTTCAGCATCTCTTTTTTCGGTCCCCGTTTTGGGTGAATCGTCTTCACGCCAAGCAGCCCTTCAGCCAATTCGGCATCCACCGACTCCGGCAGCAAGATTTCCTTCGGCTTGAAATGGTTGGTAATCTCGTAAAACTGACCTAGAAATGTGAGCAGTTCCTGTTCCGGTTCGTCATAGACGGGAAAATGGGAAACATCCCTTTCTATCAATTTACCTTGTCTCACAAAAAATACTTGAACGCACATCCAGCCTTTGTCATGGGCAAATCCAAATACATCCCTGTCGATGAAGTCGGTGGTCATCATTTTTTGCTTTTCCATCGTGATATCGATATGGGCAATTTTGTCACGGAACTCCTTTGCCCTTTCAAAATCGAGCTCCTCGGATGCCTCCAGCATTTTTTCGGTCAGTTCTTTTTTTATCTCAGTATGCCCGCCGTTCAGGAAGCGGTTGATATCATCGACCATTTTTTTATATTCCTGTTCCTCCACATCATATACACATGGAGCCAGGCATTGGCCGAGGTGATAATACAGGCAAACCCGATCCGGTAACGTATTGCACTTTCGAAGAGGATAGATGCGGTCGAGCAATTTCTTCGTTTCATTAGCCGCAAAAGCATTGGGATAGGGACCGAAATATTTCCCTTTGTCTTTTTTGACCTTTCGCGTAATGATCAAGCGTGGATGCCGCTCCGCAGTCAGCTTGATGAAGGGATATGTTTTATCATCTTTAAGCATGACATTATATTTTGGATCATGTTTTTTGATTAGATTCAACTCTAAAATGAGCGCCTCGATATTGGAAGATGTGACAATGTATTCAAAATCCTCAATCTCATTTACAAGCCGAAATGTCTTTCCATCATGAGACCCGGTAAAATAGGAACGAACACGGTTCTTCAACACTTTCGCCTTGCCTACGTAAATGATCGTTCCTTGACGATCTTTCATCAAATAACAACCAGGCTGATCGGGAAGAAGGGCAAGTTTATTCTTTATTTGTTGGTTCATGCTTTCAGCCTCCTGTTCTCCCATTTTACAATTATTATATATCAAGATAGTGAAAAAAGCTTCAAGTCCGGAGACTTGAAGCTTTTTTTGGCGGCCCGCTTATTAAGCGTGTTTTGCAATAAGATCGGCAAGAGCTTCTTTAGGTTGGAAGCCAACCACTTTATCCACCACTTCACCGTCTTTAAGGACGATTAATGTTGGGATGCTCATTACACCGAATTTCCCGGCCGTTTCTTGGTTTTCATCTACATCGACTTTTACGATTTTCGCTGTATCGCCGATTTCCGTATCAAGCTCTTGAAGAACAGGAGCGATCATTTTACAAGGTCCGCACCAAGGAGCCCAGAAATCTACAAGAACGACACCTTCGCTAGTATCGGTTGTGAAAGTTTGGTCAGTTGCATTTACAATAGCCATATATAATTCCTCCTCAAATTTACTCAAATAACTAAAGACAGTATACCATTGTTGCTAGAATCGATGCTAATATTTTGCTTCAGTGGTAGGATGTCCAAAAAAAGAGGGAATATGCACCCATAAGTCCCCGTGCATTACAAAAAA
This genomic stretch from Peribacillus muralis harbors:
- a CDS encoding acyl-CoA thioesterase; the encoded protein is MGRISYIDNITEWINDFSFKHEVKVRFSETDMFGHLNNTVPFTYFEEARIEYFNSMGFMKDWTAFTSDEIPVVADLQCDYLQQVFFNDQLTIHVKADRIGNSSVDIHYMGTKQDGSICLTGRGTIVQVSKATGKPTPWTEEMKQGMCYAEVEHS
- a CDS encoding YslB family protein, with the protein product MKKNIAAAIEEEIQTETFQVPAFGYELIREVLLNDILGKDSNKILYWAGKQLARKFPLNGDQEVMEFFQSAGWGDLEILKYTKNEMELSLTGEIISRRLDLHPDCHFQLEAGFLAEQFTLQKKFLSESTEEVKRRAKKVTFTIQWDPRDPI
- the sdhA gene encoding succinate dehydrogenase flavoprotein subunit — protein: MGKGKIIIVGGGLAGLMATIKAAELGQQVDLFSLVPVKRSHSVCAQGGINGAVNTKGEGDSPFIHFDDTVYGGDFLANQPPVKAMCEAAPSIIHMFDRMGVMFNRTPEGLLDFRRFGGTQHSRTAFAGATTGQQLLYALDEQVRRYEVEGLVTKYEGWEFLGAVIDDEETARGIVAQNLTTMEIKSFPGDAVIMASGGPGIIFGKSTNSMINTGSAASIVYQQGVKYANGEFIQIHPTAIPGDDKLRLMSESARGEGGRIWTYKDGKPWYFLEEKYPAYGNLVPRDIATREIFDVCMNMKLGINGENMVYLDLSHKDPKLLDIKLGGIIEIYEKFMGEDPRKVPMKIFPAVHYSMGGLWVDYDQMTNIKGLFAAGECDYSQHGGNRLGANSLLSAIYGGSVAGPNAVKYIEGLGKTSESIPSSLYDGYEKQEQEKWNNVMSLDGTENAYVLHKELGEWMTQHVTVVRYNDKLKETDNKILELMERYKKININDTAKWSNQGAAFTRQLQNMMQLARVITIGALNRDESRGAHYKPDFPERNDEEFMKTTMATFKGLDQAPEFHYEDIDVSLIAPRKRDYTTKH
- the trxA gene encoding thioredoxin, coding for MAIVNATDQTFTTDTSEGVVLVDFWAPWCGPCKMIAPVLQELDTEIGDTAKIVKVDVDENQETAGKFGVMSIPTLIVLKDGEVVDKVVGFQPKEALADLIAKHA
- a CDS encoding MarR family winged helix-turn-helix transcriptional regulator — protein: MEEEKQVAYVADIEKELRYVSTWLKQRGREILHDYKITIPQFVALQWLFESGDMTIGELSTKMFLAFSTTTDLIDRMENHQLVQRVKDGKDRRVVRIHLLSEGERIIEEVINKRQQYLSGVLAQFNEADIVSLQAILAKLHQEMKEK
- a CDS encoding aspartate kinase encodes the protein MALIVQKFGGTSVGSVEKLKNVANRVIEETEKGNEVVVVVSAMGKTTDQLVSMAQDISSTPSKREMDMLLTTGEQVTISLLTMALLEKGHEAISYTGWQAGMQTESIHGNARILDIDASRIQAKLQERKIVVVAGFQGSDVNGEITTLGRGGSDTTAVAIAAAINADRCDIYTDVTGVFTTDPRFIKGARKLQSISYDEMLELANLGAGVLHPRAVEYAKNYQIPLEVRSSMERESGTIIEEEATMEENLIVRGIAFEDSITRVTVYGLPQSLGALSTIFMTLAKNQINVDIIIQSMTAEDTTNLSFSIKSEDKKAALIVLENNKDQLAFERVETEGGLAKVSIVGSGMVSNPGVAAEMFEVMANTGIQVKMVSTSEIKVSTVVNETEMVKAVEALHEAFKLGQHANVLA
- the sdhB gene encoding succinate dehydrogenase iron-sulfur subunit, producing the protein MVETKSETKTVRFIITRQDTPDSAPYDEEFELAYRPNMNVISALMEIRRNPVTVQGKHTTAIAWDMNCLEEVCGACSMVINGKPRQSCTALIDQLEQPVRLAPMRTFPVVRDLQVDRSRMFDSLKKVKAWIPIDGTYNLGPGPRMPEKKRQWAYELSKCMTCGVCLEACPNVNSNSNFMGPQPLSQVRLFNAHPTGAMNKAERLNTIMSDGGLANCGNSQNCVQSCPKGIPLTTSIAALNRDTAIQQFRNFFGSDEV
- the uvrC gene encoding excinuclease ABC subunit UvrC; the encoded protein is MNQQIKNKLALLPDQPGCYLMKDRQGTIIYVGKAKVLKNRVRSYFTGSHDGKTFRLVNEIEDFEYIVTSSNIEALILELNLIKKHDPKYNVMLKDDKTYPFIKLTAERHPRLIITRKVKKDKGKYFGPYPNAFAANETKKLLDRIYPLRKCNTLPDRVCLYYHLGQCLAPCVYDVEEQEYKKMVDDINRFLNGGHTEIKKELTEKMLEASEELDFERAKEFRDKIAHIDITMEKQKMMTTDFIDRDVFGFAHDKGWMCVQVFFVRQGKLIERDVSHFPVYDEPEQELLTFLGQFYEITNHFKPKEILLPESVDAELAEGLLGVKTIHPKRGPKKEMLKLANENASIALQEKFSLIERDEERTINAVENLGVQLGIYTPHRIEAFDNSNIQGSDPVSALVVFIDGKPEKREYRKYKIKTVQGPDDYESMREVVRRRYSRVLKEGLPLPDLIIIDGGKGHVEAVRDILENELGLDIPLSGLIKDEKHRTSQLMIGNPLELVPLDSRSQEFYLLQRIQDEVHRFAITFHRQLRGKNAVHSQLDDIPGVGEKRRKQLLRHFGSLKKIKEASVEEIIGAGMPKGVAEGIVRKLQE
- a CDS encoding helix-turn-helix domain-containing protein codes for the protein MTENEFTHKPLLTKREKEVFELLVQDKTTKEIAGELFISEKTVRNHISNAMQKLGVKGRSQAVIELLRMGELKL
- a CDS encoding succinate dehydrogenase cytochrome b558 subunit — its product is MAKNREFGNRRLHSLLGVIPIGLFLIFHLSVNFMATKGEETFNGAVHLIEFTPVKLLVEWVVIYLPLIFHAVYGIYIAFTAKNNLGRFSFFRNWMFMLQRLTGIITLIFLVWHIWETRVQAAMGADVDFDMMAEIFSNPFMIVFYIVGIISAIFHFANGLWSFAVSWGLTVSPKSQKIMTYVTLIIFVLLSYIGVSAVFAFV